One genomic window of Panicum hallii strain FIL2 chromosome 6, PHallii_v3.1, whole genome shotgun sequence includes the following:
- the LOC112898497 gene encoding paired amphipathic helix protein pst1-like isoform X1, with protein MASLPRAMHVSESGLEIQRKLPFFCDLLRRRWSRHLMVPHRPDLCSFPSTRRLAPPPADWPASVLQPSDDWIEFRRAVRYEFAGKPGKNQDFLAVMRGFSLGFFGVDGVVSYLQPLFQGYPDLIRKFNTFLPGGYELRDRQGGGADA; from the exons ATGGCGTCGTTGCCGCGTGCCATGCATGTTTCGGAATCTGGTCTTGAGATTCAGAGAAAGCTACCATTTTTCTGCGATTTGCTTCGCCGGCGCTGGTCTCGTCATCTAATGGTTCCGCATCGACCCGATCTGTGTTCCTTTCCGTCAACACGGAGGCTGGCGCCGCCACCTGCAGACTGGCCGGCGTCGGTGCTGCAGCCCTCCGACGACTGGATCGAGTTCCGTCGGGCCGTGCGGTATGAGTTCGCCGGCAAGCCCGGCAAGAACCAGGACTTCCTCGCCGTCATGCGCGGGTTCAGTCTCGGGTT CTTCGGCGTCGACGGCGTGGTCAGCTATCTGCAGCCCCTGTTCCAGGGGTACCCCGATCTCATCCGCAAATTCAACACCTTCCTGCCAGGTGGATATGAGCTCAGGGACAGACAGGGTGGTGGTGCTGATGCCTAG
- the LOC112898497 gene encoding paired amphipathic helix protein pst1-like isoform X2 translates to MASLPRAMHVSESGLEIQRKLPFFCDLLRRRWSRHLMVPHRPDLCSFPSTRRLAPPPADWPASVLQPSDDWIEFRRAVRYEFAGKPGKNQDFLAVMRGFSLGFGVDGVVSYLQPLFQGYPDLIRKFNTFLPGGYELRDRQGGGADA, encoded by the exons ATGGCGTCGTTGCCGCGTGCCATGCATGTTTCGGAATCTGGTCTTGAGATTCAGAGAAAGCTACCATTTTTCTGCGATTTGCTTCGCCGGCGCTGGTCTCGTCATCTAATGGTTCCGCATCGACCCGATCTGTGTTCCTTTCCGTCAACACGGAGGCTGGCGCCGCCACCTGCAGACTGGCCGGCGTCGGTGCTGCAGCCCTCCGACGACTGGATCGAGTTCCGTCGGGCCGTGCGGTATGAGTTCGCCGGCAAGCCCGGCAAGAACCAGGACTTCCTCGCCGTCATGCGCGGGTTCAGTCTCGG CTTCGGCGTCGACGGCGTGGTCAGCTATCTGCAGCCCCTGTTCCAGGGGTACCCCGATCTCATCCGCAAATTCAACACCTTCCTGCCAGGTGGATATGAGCTCAGGGACAGACAGGGTGGTGGTGCTGATGCCTAG